Proteins encoded in a region of the Rutidosis leptorrhynchoides isolate AG116_Rl617_1_P2 chromosome 9, CSIRO_AGI_Rlap_v1, whole genome shotgun sequence genome:
- the LOC139868674 gene encoding secreted RxLR effector protein 161-like, translating to MGELNFFLRLQIKLLEDGTFINQEMYIHEMIKKFGIENSKPMATPMATNVKLTLEGEGEPFDSTKYRGMIGSLLYLTASRPDIIFSVCLLARFQENPMTSHVEAVKRIFRYLKGTMHFGLWYPKFTGVDIMCSTDSDHGGSMIDRKSTSGVCAFVGLCLTSWFLKKQTSIALSTIEAEYVAMGRVCAQVLWMKQTFLDYGITSSEIPICCDNKDKVESAENIADIFIKPLKKETFNLIRNGLGMMEHIP from the exons atgggtgaactcaacTTCTTTCTCAGACTTCAAATCAAACTACTAGAAGATGGAACGTTCATCAATCAAGAAATGTACATTCATGAAATGATCAAAAAGTTTGGAATCGAGAATTCAAAACCAATGGCTACTCCTATGGCAACTAATGTGAAACTTACTTTAGAAGGAGAAGGAGAACCGTTCGATAGCACTAAATATAGAGGAATGATTGGATCCCTTCTATATTTAACAGCAAGTCGGCCCGATATCATATTTAGTGTGTGTTTGTTAGCAAGATTTCAAGAAAATCCAATGACATCACACGTTGAGGCGGTTAAAAGGATCTTTAGATACTTAAAGGGGACAATGCATTTTGGGTTATGGTATCCAAAGTTCACCGGGGTTGATATTATGTGCTCTACAGATTCCGACCATGGAGGGTCAAtgattgatagaaagagcacaagtGGAGTATGCGCGTTCGTGGGTCTTTGTTTAACATCATGGTTCTTGAAGAAGCAAACGTCCATTGCATTATCTaccatcgaagccgaatatgtagcCATGGGAAGAGTATGCGCACAAGTGTTATGGATGAAGCAAACCTTCCTTGATTATGGTATCACCTCATCTGAAATACCCATATGCTGTGATAACAAAG ATAAAGTAGAATCTGCTGAAAACATAGCTGACATATTCATTAAGCCCCTTAAAAAGGAGACATTTAATTTGAttaggaatgggttgggaatgatggaacataTTCCATAA